The Gymnogyps californianus isolate 813 chromosome 3, ASM1813914v2, whole genome shotgun sequence genomic sequence GGGAAGGGGGACCCCAGCTCTTCCAGGtagcaaaagaagagaataaatataaaatttcagaGCAGAGCACCCCCTGGGGAGGAGGGTACTAACGGAGGTTTCTCCCTCAGAAGGTGGACAGATGGAGGcatcccacagctctgcagcatgtgGCTGCTTCTTGCCCTGCCTCAGCTGAGAAGGTTGCCCTGCTCCTGGGCTTGCGTCAGACTGTCCTTACGATGTAAGTGGTGGACCCCCATCCTCTTGGGGCTGCGGTGCGGCCGACTAAAGGGAGGCTTGACCCTGCCTTCTCCACTTTCCTCTTGGGCACCTCCTTGGTTGCACTCCTTGCTTCCCTGGAGcaacatttctctctcctcagcTGGGCTCTCAGGCAAGCCAAGGTCCACATAGTCCTTGTGCTTCTCTGGTGAGGGGCTTCCAGGCTCAGCAGTGCCCCCACCGCTTTCCTGCAACAGCTTCTGGGCTTCATCCTGTGAGAAATCTGTACCATAATCTGAGGAGAAATGGCTCCTGCGGGCTCTGGACTCGGTGCTGTCTGTGTCCATGCTCGAGTCCCGGCTCACGgtccagctgcagctctgcgcAGACTCCTCACCATCCGAGTAAGCCGAGGCTGCCCTACCCAGCTCCTGCATGGAACGGCTGAACCTCTTCTGGAGCTCAGGGGCTGTGTCACGGCTGAAAGCCGTGCGGTTCATCAGCACCTGCTCTGAGGTGGGGGGTGCCTTGTCCACAAACATACGCTGCCAGTTGGCCAGCAGGTCCTCctcagagctggcagagctggcgAAGGCGCTCGGGATTTGGGGAGGGCTGCTGAACGGGCTGCTCTGGGAAGAGCCGTGAGCCCTGGCTGCTTTGGGGGACTGCTGACAGGAACAGCTGGAGGCTGAACGGCGCCCTTCTGAAGCAGGGCTGTTGGGGAGCGTCCGGTGCCTATCACAGCTCTCATCTTCACTCTGCACCAGGCTGAGGGAGATGGCCTGGCGTGTAGCATATGTACAGTTGGGCAGGGGGCTGTTCTTTGGGATCCTTACCTTGTCCTCAGAGAACTCGATCACTTTGCGCCCAGGGTACATAGGATGGGGAGGTGAGGGTGTAGGGTAGGGGCTTAGCTTCTCAAAGGCAGGCACCTCTTCTGGCACACTTTCCACACTGCTCTGCGGCTTGCAGCCACCATTCTGCTGTTTCCCTgcatctcctgcctccttcGCCATCTGCCCTGCACTGTTGCAGGCATCAGGAGGGGCTCCACTCATGTCCACATGCACAAAGACATCCTCAGCCATGGGACAGCTGCCACTGCTAGACTTGGCTGAATTCAGAACCAGAGACTCTGGTTTCTCCAAGACTCTGGCAATGACTGAGGTGGGCACAACATCAGATGGAGCCAAGGTGTGGGTTGCTTCTTGACCAGGGCCTGCGGACTCCCGAGTGCTGTGCAAATGTTTATTGACCATGTCCTGCAGCTCATAGGGAAGctagggagaaggaaaagcacatTAGAAGGGGGCTGCCATGCAAGCCATTTAGTTCCAAATAATCTGCTTTTTCCAACCAACCTTCATGTGTACTTTGTACTCCTTATCTTGACCCTAACATTCACCTACCTTGCCTTGAGAAAGGTACTTCTTTCCAAAGCAAGCCTGCCCCCTGAGGGACTAACAAGGCTCTCTAGCTGTCACACCAGACATGTGTCTAGGCCATGGTTCACAGGCCCCGTTTTGTGAAGAGAATAATAGAAGACAGCACACGAGCTCAGTCCTCCATGCCTGTGAGCACAGAGACAAGGCCCAGCCAGCGCATGCTAGGAAGGGGTCTATTGATCTGTGGAAAATCAGCCGGTGGTTGCACTGAAGTGACTCAACAGCCCCCAGTGCTGGGATTCGCAGTGCTCCCCGAATGCGATAATTGCAGCCATGCTGCCTTGGCAGCCTGCCCGCAGACTAGAATCGATGCCTTCCCTTGTTCCCACCAACTCCACCACCTCATCCCACTTCCTCACTCTCTCCATTTCAGAGAAGCAAACATGGGGTTTATTACCAAAGCTGCAGGACTAGGGTCTCAAGAGGGCATAAGCACTGCTCCTTGTCCTGCAAATGGGCACTACTGCTCTCCCCATCACCCTGCCAAGCTGCCCTCACCTTGGTCACCACACTCATGCACAGCATGAAGTGGAGAGCAGAGCTCCACAAGCCACTCAGTGGCACAGCAAGGTCTGTCCCATCACAGCCAGAAGCTGCGTCCAAAGCTGGGGACTCAGGGCACAATGCATGACAACAGCTGGCTGTGAGGCAGACCGTCTGCACAGCTGCTCAGCACCAACCCCCCTCCAGTGGCAGCCACGTGGGACACGGTGCTCTGGGGGGCAGAATTCAAAGC encodes the following:
- the TJAP1 gene encoding tight junction-associated protein 1 isoform X2 produces the protein MSSTAPSKKPYRKAPPQHREIRHEVPIIRDDQDGVILAEQSQEPLTDAERMKLLQHENEELRRRLTYVTNKMEAMERELESGQDYLEMELGQNREELEKFKDKFRRLQNSYTASQRTNQDLEEKLHALIKKAEMDRKTLDWEIVELTNKLLDAKTTINKLEELNERYRQDCNLAVQLLKCNKSHFRNHKFADLPYELQDMVNKHLHSTRESAGPGQEATHTLAPSDVVPTSVIARVLEKPESLVLNSAKSSSGSCPMAEDVFVHVDMSGAPPDACNSAGQMAKEAGDAGKQQNGGCKPQSSVESVPEEVPAFEKLSPYPTPSPPHPMYPGRKVIEFSEDKVRIPKNSPLPNCTYATRQAISLSLVQSEDESCDRHRTLPNSPASEGRRSASSCSCQQSPKAARAHGSSQSSPFSSPPQIPSAFASSASSEEDLLANWQRMFVDKAPPTSEQVLMNRTAFSRDTAPELQKRFSRSMQELGRAASAYSDGEESAQSCSWTVSRDSSMDTDSTESRARRSHFSSDYGTDFSQDEAQKLLQESGGGTAEPGSPSPEKHKDYVDLGLPESPAEEREMLLQGSKECNQGGAQEESGEGRVKPPFSRPHRSPKRMGVHHLHRKDSLTQAQEQGNLLS
- the TJAP1 gene encoding tight junction-associated protein 1 isoform X3 yields the protein MKLLQHENEELRRRLTYVTNKMEAMERELESGQDYLEMELGQNREELEKFKDKFRRLQNSYTASQRTNQDLEEKLHALASLSQSWIFAIKKAEMDRKTLDWEIVELTNKLLDAKTTINKLEELNERYRQDCNLAVQLLKCNKSHFRNHKFADLPYELQDMVNKHLHSTRESAGPGQEATHTLAPSDVVPTSVIARVLEKPESLVLNSAKSSSGSCPMAEDVFVHVDMSGAPPDACNSAGQMAKEAGDAGKQQNGGCKPQSSVESVPEEVPAFEKLSPYPTPSPPHPMYPGRKVIEFSEDKVRIPKNSPLPNCTYATRQAISLSLVQSEDESCDRHRTLPNSPASEGRRSASSCSCQQSPKAARAHGSSQSSPFSSPPQIPSAFASSASSEEDLLANWQRMFVDKAPPTSEQVLMNRTAFSRDTAPELQKRFSRSMQELGRAASAYSDGEESAQSCSWTVSRDSSMDTDSTESRARRSHFSSDYGTDFSQDEAQKLLQESGGGTAEPGSPSPEKHKDYVDLGLPESPAEEREMLLQGSKECNQGGAQEESGEGRVKPPFSRPHRSPKRMGVHHLHRKDSLTQAQEQGNLLS
- the TJAP1 gene encoding tight junction-associated protein 1 isoform X1, whose amino-acid sequence is MSSTAPSKKPYRKAPPQHREIRHEVPIIRDDQDGVILAEQSQEPLTDAERMKLLQHENEELRRRLTYVTNKMEAMERELESGQDYLEMELGQNREELEKFKDKFRRLQNSYTASQRTNQDLEEKLHALASLSQSWIFAIKKAEMDRKTLDWEIVELTNKLLDAKTTINKLEELNERYRQDCNLAVQLLKCNKSHFRNHKFADLPYELQDMVNKHLHSTRESAGPGQEATHTLAPSDVVPTSVIARVLEKPESLVLNSAKSSSGSCPMAEDVFVHVDMSGAPPDACNSAGQMAKEAGDAGKQQNGGCKPQSSVESVPEEVPAFEKLSPYPTPSPPHPMYPGRKVIEFSEDKVRIPKNSPLPNCTYATRQAISLSLVQSEDESCDRHRTLPNSPASEGRRSASSCSCQQSPKAARAHGSSQSSPFSSPPQIPSAFASSASSEEDLLANWQRMFVDKAPPTSEQVLMNRTAFSRDTAPELQKRFSRSMQELGRAASAYSDGEESAQSCSWTVSRDSSMDTDSTESRARRSHFSSDYGTDFSQDEAQKLLQESGGGTAEPGSPSPEKHKDYVDLGLPESPAEEREMLLQGSKECNQGGAQEESGEGRVKPPFSRPHRSPKRMGVHHLHRKDSLTQAQEQGNLLS